In the Prochlorococcus marinus CUG1438 genome, AGTTGATTATATAAAACTTGTTAGGAATGTAATTCAAGAAATTGGATATGAAGGTTCTAGAGCAGGTGGTTTTGACGCCAATAGCTGCGCCGTTTTAGTGGCACTTGACGAACAATCGCCAGATATTTCACAAGGGGTGAATAACGCAGATGATGTTAATGATGATTTGGAAGATAATACTGGAGCTGGTGACCAAGGCATAATGTTTGGCTATGCATGTGATGAAACTCCTGAATTGATGCCATTACCAATTAGCTTGGCACACAGATTAGCCCTTCAACTTGCCAAAGTAAGGCATGAAAAAATCCTTAATTATCTCCTCCCTGATGGTAAGACTCAAGTAAGCATTGATTACAAAAAAGGGGGGCCAGTTTCGATCAATACCATTTTAATTTCAACGCAACATAATCCTGAGATTGATGGAATCACAAATGAAGAAGAAATTCGTAAAAGAATAAAAGAAGATTTATGGAAAAATGTTGTAATTCCTGCTACTGAAGATTTAGATATCAAACCAGATATTCACAATACAAGATTTCTAGTAAACCCGACAGGGAAATTTGTAGTGGGAGGGCCTCAAGGAGATGCTGGGCTTACTGGCAGAAAAATTATTGTAGATACTTATGGTGGATATGCAAGACACGGAGGAGGGGCATTCTCTGGTAAAGATCCCACAAAAGTGGATAGATCAGCCGCTTATGCTGCACGTTATGTCGCTAAAAGTATAGTTAAGGCTAAATTGGCTAAAAAGGCAGAAGTACAATTAAGTTATGCAATTGGAGTTGCGAAACCGATTTC is a window encoding:
- a CDS encoding methionine adenosyltransferase, translated to MSDFIFTSESVTEGHPDKICDQISDAVLDALLTEDPESRVACETVVNTGLCLLTGEITSKAKVDYIKLVRNVIQEIGYEGSRAGGFDANSCAVLVALDEQSPDISQGVNNADDVNDDLEDNTGAGDQGIMFGYACDETPELMPLPISLAHRLALQLAKVRHEKILNYLLPDGKTQVSIDYKKGGPVSINTILISTQHNPEIDGITNEEEIRKRIKEDLWKNVVIPATEDLDIKPDIHNTRFLVNPTGKFVVGGPQGDAGLTGRKIIVDTYGGYARHGGGAFSGKDPTKVDRSAAYAARYVAKSIVKAKLAKKAEVQLSYAIGVAKPISILIETFDTGVISQANLTELIKEHFDLRPAAIIKEFNLRNLPKKMGGKFFRKTASYGHFGRRDLELPWENVEEKSAQLAEASKIFF